A single window of Sebastes umbrosus isolate fSebUmb1 chromosome 16, fSebUmb1.pri, whole genome shotgun sequence DNA harbors:
- the grhl1 gene encoding grainyhead-like protein 1 homolog isoform X3, with protein MMSINGDEDSAAALGLLYDYYKVPRDKRTITQSKPESLVCDVDPNKRHQIQAGHSIAQLQEGGMESRIQVLKGPFNIQLAQDKRSHFPSPDTTVTVSIAAVPNYPPVKTEVPTHGFSVTVPNNCAETDGHVGVFDRQLTHNGVQFSPSTQSRTPPDSTFSESYKDGSHEVFSFPGDLQLRMSSMTPEDYTHFNTVPGNNFEYTLEASKSLRQKTGDGTMTYLNKGQFYPITLREADNKGIQQPITKVRSVVMVVFGEEKCRDDQLKHWKYWHSRQHTAKQRCLDIADYKESFNTIGNIEEISYNAISFTWDTNEEAKIFISVNCLSTDFSSQKGVKGLPLNLQIDTYSYNNRSNKPIHRAFCQIKVFCDKGAERKIRDEERKQSRRKGKVAELNPGLAYVDVKVPILQKRNDVTIFKMMNDHETQPVLFIPDLHFSTFQRHQPFPTEDAEDSSGMKRLPFSDDEFGSPPNKMARGEEPKKVLLYVRKETEEVFDALMLKNPTLKGLVEAISEKYELPLDKVGKVYKKCKKGILVHMDDNIIKHYSNEDTFQITMEEMGGMYKLTLTEI; from the exons ATGATGAGCATAAACGGAGACGAGGACAGCGCCGCAGCTCTCGGTCTGCTCTACGACTACTACAAG GTGCCCAGGGACAAGAGAACAATAACCCAGAGCAAGCCAGAATCCCTGGTCTGTGATGTGGATCCCAACAAAAG ACACCAGATCCAGGCCGGACACTCCATAGCTCAGCTTCAGGAGGGCGGTATGGAGAGCCGGATCCAGGTCCTCAAGGGGCCCTTCAATATTCAGCTGGCCCAGGACAAGAGGTCCCATTTCCCCTCACCAG ACACGACAGTCACCGTTTCCATCGCCGCCGTGCCAAACTACCCGCCAGTCAAGACCGAGGTGCCCACCCACGGCTTCTCGGTGACCGTGCCAAACAACTGTGCCGAAACCGACGGCCACGTGGGCGTCTTTGACCGCCAGCTCACCCACAACGGGGTCCAGTTCAGCCCAAGCACCCAGTCCCGCACGCCCCCCGACTCCACCTTCTCCGAGAGCTACAAGGACGGTTCCCATGAG GTGTTTTCCTTCCCAGGGGATCTCCAGTTACGTATGTCCTCCATGACGCCTGAGGACTACACTCACTTTAACACCGTGCCGGG GAATAACTTTGAGTACACTCTCGAGGCGTCCAAGTCTCTGCGTCAGAAGACAGGTGACGGGACGATGACGTACCTCAACAAGGGCCAGTTTTACCCGATCACTCTCAGGGAGGCCGACAACAAAGGAATACAGCAACCCATCACCAAAGTCAgg AGTGTAGTGATGGTGGTGTTTGGAGAGGAGAAGTGCAGAGATGATCAGCTGAAGCACTGGAAGTACTGGCACTCCAGACAGCACACTGCCAAACAGAGGTGTCTGGACATTG CTGACTACAAGGAGAGCTTCAACACCATTGGCAACATTGAGGAGATTTCCTACAACGCCATTTCCTTCACCTGGGACACCAATGAGGAGGCCAAA aTCTTCATCTCCGTCAACTGTCTGAGCACCGACTTCTCCTCCCAGAAGGGCGTGAAGGGTCTCCCTCTGAACCTGCAGATCGACACCTACAGCTACAACAACCGCAGCAACAAGCCCATCCACCGCGCCTTCTGCCAGATCAAAGTCTTCTGCGACAAGGGAGCCGAGAGGAAGATCCGTGACGAGGAGAGGAAGCAGTCCCGCAGGAAAGGGAAGGTCGCCGAGCTCAACCCCGGCCTGGCCT ATGTGGATGTCAAAGTTCCCATCCTCCAGAAACGCAACGATGTGACCATCTTCAAGATGATGAACGACCACGAGACCCAGCCTGTCCTTTTCATTCCTGACCTCCACTTCTCTACCTTCCAGCGCCAC CAGCCTTTCCCGACAGAAGATGCAGAGGACAG CTCGGGCATGAAGAGATTACCCTTCAGTGATGATGAGTTCGGTTCGCCTCCAAACAAGATGGCGAGAGGAGAGGAACCAAAGAAAg TCCTGCTGTACGTGCGCAAAGAGACGGAGGAGGTGTTTGATGCGCTCATGCTGAAGAATCCCACGCTGAAAGGCCTGGTGGAAGCT ATTTCAGAGAAGTACGAATTACCTTTGGACAAGGTTGGAAAAGTCTATAAGAAGTGCAAGAAAGG GATCCTAGTCCACATGGATGACAACATCATCAAACACTACTCCAACGAAGACACCTTCCAGATCACCATGGAGGAGATGGGCGGCATGTACAAACTCACCCTCACTGAAATCTGA
- the grhl1 gene encoding grainyhead-like protein 1 homolog isoform X1 — translation MSQEHDNKRAVLVLQNEPGYGGQRRSFTTEDEAWKSFLENPLTAATKAMMSINGDEDSAAALGLLYDYYKVPRDKRTITQSKPESLVCDVDPNKRHQIQAGHSIAQLQEGGMESRIQVLKGPFNIQLAQDKRSHFPSPDTTVTVSIAAVPNYPPVKTEVPTHGFSVTVPNNCAETDGHVGVFDRQLTHNGVQFSPSTQSRTPPDSTFSESYKDGSHEVFSFPGDLQLRMSSMTPEDYTHFNTVPGNNFEYTLEASKSLRQKTGDGTMTYLNKGQFYPITLREADNKGIQQPITKVRSVVMVVFGEEKCRDDQLKHWKYWHSRQHTAKQRCLDIADYKESFNTIGNIEEISYNAISFTWDTNEEAKIFISVNCLSTDFSSQKGVKGLPLNLQIDTYSYNNRSNKPIHRAFCQIKVFCDKGAERKIRDEERKQSRRKGKVAELNPGLAYVDVKVPILQKRNDVTIFKMMNDHETQPVLFIPDLHFSTFQRHQPFPTEDAEDSSGMKRLPFSDDEFGSPPNKMARGEEPKKVLLYVRKETEEVFDALMLKNPTLKGLVEAISEKYELPLDKVGKVYKKCKKGILVHMDDNIIKHYSNEDTFQITMEEMGGMYKLTLTEI, via the exons ATGTCACAGGAGCATGACAA TAAGCGTGCGGTCCTGGTTCTCCAGAACGAGCCGGGCTATGGAGGCCAGCGTCGCTCCTTCACCACAGAAGATGAAGCCTGGAAATCCTTTCTGGAGAACCCGCTGACGGCAGCCACCAAGGCCATGATGAGCATAAACGGAGACGAGGACAGCGCCGCAGCTCTCGGTCTGCTCTACGACTACTACAAG GTGCCCAGGGACAAGAGAACAATAACCCAGAGCAAGCCAGAATCCCTGGTCTGTGATGTGGATCCCAACAAAAG ACACCAGATCCAGGCCGGACACTCCATAGCTCAGCTTCAGGAGGGCGGTATGGAGAGCCGGATCCAGGTCCTCAAGGGGCCCTTCAATATTCAGCTGGCCCAGGACAAGAGGTCCCATTTCCCCTCACCAG ACACGACAGTCACCGTTTCCATCGCCGCCGTGCCAAACTACCCGCCAGTCAAGACCGAGGTGCCCACCCACGGCTTCTCGGTGACCGTGCCAAACAACTGTGCCGAAACCGACGGCCACGTGGGCGTCTTTGACCGCCAGCTCACCCACAACGGGGTCCAGTTCAGCCCAAGCACCCAGTCCCGCACGCCCCCCGACTCCACCTTCTCCGAGAGCTACAAGGACGGTTCCCATGAG GTGTTTTCCTTCCCAGGGGATCTCCAGTTACGTATGTCCTCCATGACGCCTGAGGACTACACTCACTTTAACACCGTGCCGGG GAATAACTTTGAGTACACTCTCGAGGCGTCCAAGTCTCTGCGTCAGAAGACAGGTGACGGGACGATGACGTACCTCAACAAGGGCCAGTTTTACCCGATCACTCTCAGGGAGGCCGACAACAAAGGAATACAGCAACCCATCACCAAAGTCAgg AGTGTAGTGATGGTGGTGTTTGGAGAGGAGAAGTGCAGAGATGATCAGCTGAAGCACTGGAAGTACTGGCACTCCAGACAGCACACTGCCAAACAGAGGTGTCTGGACATTG CTGACTACAAGGAGAGCTTCAACACCATTGGCAACATTGAGGAGATTTCCTACAACGCCATTTCCTTCACCTGGGACACCAATGAGGAGGCCAAA aTCTTCATCTCCGTCAACTGTCTGAGCACCGACTTCTCCTCCCAGAAGGGCGTGAAGGGTCTCCCTCTGAACCTGCAGATCGACACCTACAGCTACAACAACCGCAGCAACAAGCCCATCCACCGCGCCTTCTGCCAGATCAAAGTCTTCTGCGACAAGGGAGCCGAGAGGAAGATCCGTGACGAGGAGAGGAAGCAGTCCCGCAGGAAAGGGAAGGTCGCCGAGCTCAACCCCGGCCTGGCCT ATGTGGATGTCAAAGTTCCCATCCTCCAGAAACGCAACGATGTGACCATCTTCAAGATGATGAACGACCACGAGACCCAGCCTGTCCTTTTCATTCCTGACCTCCACTTCTCTACCTTCCAGCGCCAC CAGCCTTTCCCGACAGAAGATGCAGAGGACAG CTCGGGCATGAAGAGATTACCCTTCAGTGATGATGAGTTCGGTTCGCCTCCAAACAAGATGGCGAGAGGAGAGGAACCAAAGAAAg TCCTGCTGTACGTGCGCAAAGAGACGGAGGAGGTGTTTGATGCGCTCATGCTGAAGAATCCCACGCTGAAAGGCCTGGTGGAAGCT ATTTCAGAGAAGTACGAATTACCTTTGGACAAGGTTGGAAAAGTCTATAAGAAGTGCAAGAAAGG GATCCTAGTCCACATGGATGACAACATCATCAAACACTACTCCAACGAAGACACCTTCCAGATCACCATGGAGGAGATGGGCGGCATGTACAAACTCACCCTCACTGAAATCTGA
- the LOC119474735 gene encoding Krueppel-like factor 11 gives MPSRKYTEMDSNWTEYMDHCAKRRRHDSEQTVPSATCGLEYTDLEAAEALVCMSSWGQGHFLSSSSSSSRPNPCKPRPLTPASDSCDSLMPLPELPEPPKDFVSLSSLCMTPPHSPSFVEASSTALQSSSGLAVSSQHCGLHQPVLAPAAEKTPSLPPLPQPCRAMATSVIRHTADSTPCQHRIPVAPNPKTTRDTVTAATVCQQQQQRQQQQQWQRITKTEQITTPPSPPTPTLSFSRAELHASPSCLNSVYTPTPVNRQPLNSPLTPCASATLSPPSISSPQIICQMFPVSSQSGIISAFIPGAVQTSNTGIRTCTTPILPQPSSANACPVQQSLIVGSAMPQGTVMLVLPQSSISQAAHCQTQTVMTLGNTKLLPLAPAPVYVPAGPSGCTTATKMDFSRRRNYVCNFPGCRKTYFKSSHLKAHLRTHTGEKPFSCSWDGCDKRFARSDELSRHRRTHTGEKKFVCPVCERRFMRSDHLTKHARRHMTTKKIPSWQADVRSLNKMVAGKTPLSKPGLATLSMLVPAQSRQ, from the exons ATGCCATCACGAAAATACACAGAGATGGACTCAAACTGG ACTGAGTATATGGATCATTGTGCAAAGAGAAGGAGGCATGACAGCGAGCAGACTGTCCCCAGTGCAACCTGTGGCCTGGAGTACACGGACCTGGAGGCAGCTGAAGCGCTGGTGTGCATGAGCTCTTGGGGTCAGGGTCACTTCctcagtagcagcagcagcagcagcaggccgaaCCCGTGCAAGCCCAGACCCCTCACCCCGGCGTCGGACTCCTGTGACTCCCTCATGCCGCTTCCAGAACTTCCAGAGCCCCCGAAAGACTTTGTGTCCCTCTCCTCCCTG TGTATGACTCCCCCTCACAGCCCGAGCTTTGTCGAGGCTTCCAGCACTGCGCTCCAGTCCAGCTCTGGCCTGGCGGTGTCCTCACAACACTGTGGACTCCATCAACCTGTCCTGGCACCCGCTGCTGAAAAGAcgccctccctcccccctctgcCACAGCCCTGCAGAGCCATGGCGACCAGCGTCATCCGCCACACCGCAGACAGCACCCCCTGCCAACACCGCATTCCAGTGGCACCCAATCCAAAGACAACTAGAGACACAGTAACAGCCGCAACGGTCtgccagcagcaacaacaacggcagcagcagcagcagtggcaaCGCATTACAAAGACTGAGCAGATAACCAcacctccatctcctcccaCACCCACATTATCCTTCTCACGAGCAGAGCTGCACGCCAGTCCCTCCTGTTTGAACAGTGTCTACACCCCCACTCCTGTCAACAGGCAACCGCTAAATAGCCCGCTCACTCCCTGTGCTTCCGCAACCCTGTCCCCGCCCTCAATTTCCAGCCCTCAAATCATCTGCCAGATGTTCCCAGTCAGCAGCCAATCGGGTATAATCTCAGCCTTCATCCCCGGTGCGGTTCAGACATCCAATACTGGGATTCGGACCTGCACCACACCCATTCTCCCCCAGCCCTCCTCAGCTAACGCCTGCCCTGTCCAGCAGTCCCTCATCGTGGGCTCAGCGATGCCCCAGGGCACGGTGATGCTGGTTCTCCCTCAGTCCTCTATCTCTCAGGCTGCTCACTGCCAGACTCAGACTGTCATGACCCTGGGCAACACCAAGCTGCTACCTCTGGCCCCGGCCCCCGTTTATGTGCCGGCGGGGCCCAGCGGCTGTACAACAGCCACAAAGATGGACTTTTCCCGCAGGAGGAACTACGTCTGCAACTTCCCGGGCTGCAGGAAGACGTATTTTAAGAGCTCACACCTCAAGGCTCACCTaagaacacacacag GTGAGAAGCCTTTCAGCTGCAGCTGGGACGGCTGCGATAAGAGGTTCGCACGCTCCGACGAGCTCTCCCGTCACCGGCGGACACACACCGGCGAGAAAAAGTTTGTGTGTCCCGTGTGCGAGCGGCGATTCATGCGCAGCGATCACCTCACCAAGCACGCCCGCCGCCACATGACCACAAAGAAGATTCCCTCCTGGCAGGCTGATGTTCGGAGCCTGAACAAAATGGTTGCTGGCAAAACACCTCTCTCAAAACCGGGCCTCGCCACGCTAAGCATGCTGGTACCTGCTCAAAGTAGACAATGA
- the grhl1 gene encoding grainyhead-like protein 1 homolog isoform X2, translating to MSQEHDNKRAVLVLQNEPGYGGQRRSFTTEDEAWKSFLENPLTAATKAMMSINGDEDSAAALGLLYDYYKVPRDKRTITQSKPESLVCDVDPNKRHQIQAGHSIAQLQEGGMESRIQVLKGPFNIQLAQDKRSHFPSPDTTVTVSIAAVPNYPPVKTEVPTHGFSVTVPNNCAETDGHVGVFDRQLTHNGVQFSPSTQSRTPPDSTFSESYKDGSHEVFSFPGDLQLRMSSMTPEDYTHFNTVPGNNFEYTLEASKSLRQKTGDGTMTYLNKGQFYPITLREADNKGIQQPITKVRSVVMVVFGEEKCRDDQLKHWKYWHSRQHTAKQRCLDIADYKESFNTIGNIEEISYNAISFTWDTNEEAKIFISVNCLSTDFSSQKGVKGLPLNLQIDTYSYNNRSNKPIHRAFCQIKVFCDKGAERKIRDEERKQSRRKGKVAELNPGLAYVDVKVPILQKRNDVTIFKMMNDHETQPVLFIPDLHFSTFQRHPFPTEDAEDSSGMKRLPFSDDEFGSPPNKMARGEEPKKVLLYVRKETEEVFDALMLKNPTLKGLVEAISEKYELPLDKVGKVYKKCKKGILVHMDDNIIKHYSNEDTFQITMEEMGGMYKLTLTEI from the exons ATGTCACAGGAGCATGACAA TAAGCGTGCGGTCCTGGTTCTCCAGAACGAGCCGGGCTATGGAGGCCAGCGTCGCTCCTTCACCACAGAAGATGAAGCCTGGAAATCCTTTCTGGAGAACCCGCTGACGGCAGCCACCAAGGCCATGATGAGCATAAACGGAGACGAGGACAGCGCCGCAGCTCTCGGTCTGCTCTACGACTACTACAAG GTGCCCAGGGACAAGAGAACAATAACCCAGAGCAAGCCAGAATCCCTGGTCTGTGATGTGGATCCCAACAAAAG ACACCAGATCCAGGCCGGACACTCCATAGCTCAGCTTCAGGAGGGCGGTATGGAGAGCCGGATCCAGGTCCTCAAGGGGCCCTTCAATATTCAGCTGGCCCAGGACAAGAGGTCCCATTTCCCCTCACCAG ACACGACAGTCACCGTTTCCATCGCCGCCGTGCCAAACTACCCGCCAGTCAAGACCGAGGTGCCCACCCACGGCTTCTCGGTGACCGTGCCAAACAACTGTGCCGAAACCGACGGCCACGTGGGCGTCTTTGACCGCCAGCTCACCCACAACGGGGTCCAGTTCAGCCCAAGCACCCAGTCCCGCACGCCCCCCGACTCCACCTTCTCCGAGAGCTACAAGGACGGTTCCCATGAG GTGTTTTCCTTCCCAGGGGATCTCCAGTTACGTATGTCCTCCATGACGCCTGAGGACTACACTCACTTTAACACCGTGCCGGG GAATAACTTTGAGTACACTCTCGAGGCGTCCAAGTCTCTGCGTCAGAAGACAGGTGACGGGACGATGACGTACCTCAACAAGGGCCAGTTTTACCCGATCACTCTCAGGGAGGCCGACAACAAAGGAATACAGCAACCCATCACCAAAGTCAgg AGTGTAGTGATGGTGGTGTTTGGAGAGGAGAAGTGCAGAGATGATCAGCTGAAGCACTGGAAGTACTGGCACTCCAGACAGCACACTGCCAAACAGAGGTGTCTGGACATTG CTGACTACAAGGAGAGCTTCAACACCATTGGCAACATTGAGGAGATTTCCTACAACGCCATTTCCTTCACCTGGGACACCAATGAGGAGGCCAAA aTCTTCATCTCCGTCAACTGTCTGAGCACCGACTTCTCCTCCCAGAAGGGCGTGAAGGGTCTCCCTCTGAACCTGCAGATCGACACCTACAGCTACAACAACCGCAGCAACAAGCCCATCCACCGCGCCTTCTGCCAGATCAAAGTCTTCTGCGACAAGGGAGCCGAGAGGAAGATCCGTGACGAGGAGAGGAAGCAGTCCCGCAGGAAAGGGAAGGTCGCCGAGCTCAACCCCGGCCTGGCCT ATGTGGATGTCAAAGTTCCCATCCTCCAGAAACGCAACGATGTGACCATCTTCAAGATGATGAACGACCACGAGACCCAGCCTGTCCTTTTCATTCCTGACCTCCACTTCTCTACCTTCCAGCGCCAC CCTTTCCCGACAGAAGATGCAGAGGACAG CTCGGGCATGAAGAGATTACCCTTCAGTGATGATGAGTTCGGTTCGCCTCCAAACAAGATGGCGAGAGGAGAGGAACCAAAGAAAg TCCTGCTGTACGTGCGCAAAGAGACGGAGGAGGTGTTTGATGCGCTCATGCTGAAGAATCCCACGCTGAAAGGCCTGGTGGAAGCT ATTTCAGAGAAGTACGAATTACCTTTGGACAAGGTTGGAAAAGTCTATAAGAAGTGCAAGAAAGG GATCCTAGTCCACATGGATGACAACATCATCAAACACTACTCCAACGAAGACACCTTCCAGATCACCATGGAGGAGATGGGCGGCATGTACAAACTCACCCTCACTGAAATCTGA